Genomic window (Acomys russatus chromosome 2, mAcoRus1.1, whole genome shotgun sequence):
ATGAGATTTGGCTGTTGGTATGAATTTATGTAAATTTTTGGTACTAAAGTGTACATTTTACAGGCCTAATGATTTTAGTAGATTATTGTGCCACAATGACTCACCTATAAAAAGCAAGTCCATGTTTCAAAGGCTTCTCCTTTGGTTTCCAAATTGACCTCCTTTTACACAATATGCATAAACTATAGTAAGAGATTATATTGAATCTATTCGTGTGCAAGACAAAGACCTACAGTGATTCCGAGGTGAGTAGCTTTTCCCTATGCAAGAGCAGCTTATGTTCAAAAGTAGGAAGACTGTCAGCGTCCGGAACTACAACAATAATGAAAACCATGACCGGAAGTGGAGCGGACAGAGATGAAGGGAACTATACCAAGTGACATTTTTCACATAGTCACATACAAtaacatttctcatttctttttcctatgtctttgttttgagacagtgtttcacacTATATCTCAGGATGGACtggaactatgtagcccaggctactctccagctcctgtccatcttcctgcctcggtTTCCTGAGTACTGCGATCACAAGCACGAGTCGCCACCCATAGCTTACAGACAGTGTTTCCTTCCATGTATTTGTCCTGGGACTCCAACCTAAAAGTAATAAATTGTTTTTAGGCACAATGGCAGagatgtaattttaatattttatatgtttcagGAGCAATAGTGAATCATGATTATGAGCAAACAAAGGAGCAACAGAAACTTATTTCCATGTGGCTAATGTCATCTGACAAGTTTTTATATTACTTAAAGTTGaaaatgcaccaaccaaggacaatgcacacagtaaacctagaccccctgttcagatctagccaatgagcagctcattTTCCAAGATGGTGGGGAGAGCAGGgtttgcctctgacatgaactctggtggccctgatttgatcacttcccctggggaggggggaggactggaagcacacagaggaaggagaagcaggctatcaggatgagacctgataggctgtggccatatggtggggcaggaggtctccttctgtaagaggtctgggggagggaagaaggaggacagggcagaggaatgagggagggtgggaatgagaagatgcAAACTAGGGGATAACCTTcaagatgtattctgaataaattaaaatttaaaaaaaaaaagaaagaaagaaaacaccagtgTGCAATCTTACAACAGTCACAATGTTCCTTTCATGAAATATTTGGTGTAGTGACAGCAGTTTGACCCTTTATAGTGTTAAATTGGACAtggtttacattttaaataatctaTAAGCTTTATGGCGAATATTTAGAACTATTACTTAAAGATACAGGGAAACATCAAAGAATATTGCATATCaccatttctttattatgttatattaaaaaataccTTTGTAGAGAAAGAGAGGTCCTGAAGCTCTTGGACagttatatatgttaaaaaatatataaacaacaagagagaatgaaaaagcaGATAGCGTTATTTGGTgaatgcgtgcgcgcgcgcgcgtgtgtgtgtgcattgttctTAGTTTTCTGCTGTTATCTTGGcagtatagaattaaaatatttttgttttattcatatgtTCAACATGTTGAGATTGAAAAAATCTAATTTGTAATAATTTGTTTAGAAAGTTGCTCTTAAAATTTCAGTGGTGGTTGTAATAGGTAATAAATGTCTAATATATTATTTCCAGTGTCCATGCAGATTGCAGTTGTGAAGTTTTAATTTTCTACTAGGAACAATTGGTTTTAACGATCTTTTGTTAACGGTGTGTgtagattgaaaaagaaaatgcatcctTCACCAAGATTTATGATaaataccatcatcatcatcatcatcatcacctctcTTGTAAAATGAAGTCCAAAGTTTCATGCTATTTGAGACTTATGCCCCTAGGAACAGCACTGCTTTAGTTTGAAATAGCCATGCCACCTTGAAGTCACCTGGTCTTATCTGAAATGCCATCAGCAGTTTATTTCCCCACATTATTTAGGCTAACTAATTAGAACTTGAATTGTAAGTGTTAAAATCATTTATTGAAATTtagcattatattttaaatagaatattcATCTTTAAgctaacattttttctttttaatgaattctTATTTGCAGCTGCacgttttatttagtttttgttgttgttgttgttttcaagacagggtttctctgtgtaacagccctgagtgtcctagacttgctttataggtgaggctggccttgaattcactgagatccacctgcctctgcctcccaagtgctgggattaaaagtatgtgccatcaCACGCTGCTTTTACTTAGTTGTTTTTATATAGGTTCTTTGTTGGGGAAAAATAATGTCACTTAGACAGATCTTGAAGATGTGACCTTACGAAGATGAATCAAAATTGTGAATTATATTATATCGATCACAATATATGTAatattatgaatgaatgaattatttCAGCCATCATTGTCTTTGAGTGGGTATTACTAAGTTATGGCAAACTTTTCATATGTCtgcctatttttttgttttttctgcagAACCAAAAGAGAGAAACTGTGAGTCATGCCAGAGTAGACATGAAGAAGCAATCTCCCACACCAATCGCCGTTCTCTGGGAACATCTACGCGTGATGGTACCATGGAGAAAAAGGTCTTCGTGTCGATTTCAGAACACTCAGACAAGCCCAACATCATCCTGTCTCCTTGCCCCACGGAGCAATCAGGAGGAGAAGACAGTCCCaggtccttctcttcctctgaccTGGAATCGGGGAATGAAACCGAATGGGCCAGAGACGACCTTGCTACCAGAGGCAGCCTTTCCATGGTGAGAACGAGACCACCACGGGACCCGCTCGGAATCCTTATCAGGATTTTTCCAGGTTACCCGCCTAGCCGCCTAGAAGGCATTCTGCAGTTCTGCAAGGGAGATGTAGTCCAAGCTATTGAGCAGATCTTAAACGGGAAAGAACATAAGGCAGACTGCAAGAACCAAGCGCACGCAGACTTGGAAAACGCAGCCTTTCAGAGAGCTTCAGATCTTAGTCTTGCTGGCACTGGCATTGGGAATCTAAGTGATAAAGTGGCGATTTCTCCTCTTGAAGCCACGTCTGCTGCTTATGGAGATTCAAGGCTCCTCAGTTTCTCTCCTAGACTAGCGTTCAGCCCACTGCGCCTGGCGTACTCTTCTCCAGGAAGAGCGCTGTCTGGTATTGTGTCGCCCTACCTAACGCCTGGACTGGTTCCAGCACTGCCTTTTCGGCCAGCTTTGGAGTACGTCTTCCCAGGCATGACTAGGGAGCCTTCCCACCTTCCAAGAAAGCACTTAGTAACTGCTGGTAGACTGTATTTCAGGCCCAACGAGGAACATCTGTAACAGATTCACTCTACCATTCTGTAGTGTTTCTGGAACCAccgaagacaccacacacacacacagacacacaccacacacacacacacacacacacacacacacacacacacacacacacacacacacacactataaaggTACTTCATTGAGTATATGAGTGGCTCCCCAGTCTTAAATGCTATTTGTCTAAGCAGTGTAATAGACTTTAGATGTGAAGActtatttttagcatttattaAATCAAAGAAACATTTGAACATTCTCTGTGCCTTGAATAAACCTATTTCAAGAAATACTTTTATCTTAAACTAATGAATTTTCTCCCTAAATTATCACTATTATTGTAAAACCAtagctgctttttattttattgtaaagttTGGTTTATAGTTGTGAAAATTTGTAAAAAGCAATTCATATGGAAGAAAATGAACCAGGAGTGGGGATTGTGATTGTAACTCTAAAACAAtgccccctgtccccttccttcttttcccttcccccttttcttcctccaccaCAAACAAGCCTGAAGTTATtccaagtattttaaaaatttttatttgcaaataaatgATCTGTAGTAAGTAAACCCAataaatttgaatatattatttttggaaagtctgattttttttcactatgtTGCTACTAtttgtaaaaaggaaaatgtttctgaACCATTTTCTTTAAGGTAAATGCACAAAGAACTACTGGGTCGTAAGAAACAGGaccctgccctcttctggccattaTCACAAACTGCAATTCAGTTCTTCTGAGTAAATCAGAGACACATGGGTCTCTGTTTACAGGCTCACAAGTTTATTAAATAACCATTCTGGATCACACCGTATTCAACTTTCATGTTGTGAAGTTTATTTCTACTGAATATGACTTTAATTTTTGAGTTTCATATGCTTCTATCTTGGCTAGTAGTCCTTCGCACTTGTTTAATATGTCACCCATGCTTagtggtaaaaataattttattcagaaattaaaataccTGTTCGGATAAATATCTACGGATTCTGTATAAAATATGTTTGGTGTATTGAGGAAAGGCAAAAGTTTCAAAGGGAAATAACTACCTTTAAAATTTAGAGGTGTTGTAGAATTTAGACATTTTGTTCCCACCTGGAGCATTTGTAAGTCATTCATGCAGCTGTGCATTTCAGTCACTGGGAAGACATAGGAAAAACTGCTCACAAAACAGGTGTTCAAAGTTTTCCTTATATTCCATTATGTTTAAGAGGacaatgtttttattgttattgtgaaGAATACTGGAAAACCAGATGTGGTTAGAATTAGAGATATTTTAATCTGAGCAGCAAGAATCACTTGAAATTTCTTCaactatatttatgtatgtgtgtctgtttccaCTAAGCTAATAAGTTTTCACAGCACATTTTACCTACAAATACTATAATGCACTACTGGACAGACGCTGGTGCTGATTTAAAATGCAAAGTGCTTAataatttgaattaattttaatcGTACCATGTATGAGCAAAAATCCTGAAAAATTTAGATAGATGCAATGCTCATTTATTTGGGGGGCTAGGAGAAGTACAAAACACAGTAAACCTTTCAGGCTCAGAGCCTCAATCACTCTACAGTCCCTCACATCTAATTGCTATCCATCCATCACACATTGAGATAAGAATGATTTTGGATGATGGATCTTTCAACTAAATGATTTTACAAAGTGGCCTATTGGTGCACAGTTTTGAGTAGAATTTAGTGAGATTCTGTGCCTCCTAAGTGTTATTCTGATCAGGGTTTTTATGGTCcttgagttgtttttattttatgaatttatctattatattctatttttgaaatatacTACATCCTGTGTCAAATACAGAGCATGACATACAGAGCGTTGCTGTGAATCACAGGGAGCTGGATTGAAAGCAGAGTAATTCTAGCATTGCTGGATTCTTCATAAAGTTAACATGATAATGTGGCcgactgggtggtggtggtttacacctttgatcccagcactcaggaggcagaggcaagagaatctctgagtttgaagccatcctggtctacaaagtgagctccaggatgtCCTGGGCTAtacagaacccccccccccaataaaaccTAAAAAAGTGGACATACTAATTTAAGAatctaaataataattaatttccATGATTTCCATATAATGTATACAATTCATAAAGTTCTTAAGACCTATATAACGTTATAAAATCAGCATCTCTTTCATCTGGTCCATAGACAGTGAAGAATCTGAGCTCAGATCTGTACGTTCAGTCCCAAGGGCAATAGTATGAGTCACCAGAAGGGGCTTCTTAGTAATTTCGGACTATTAGGTATGAGGAAGGATCATGTTTGTTCCTTCACAGCCTTGTGTGGTGTATGATATATAATGGGTGGCAAATAGTACTTTTTTCACTcactaaattaaataaatgtatttagatTAGAAATTGAGGCTTCCAATTTATTAAACATGTACTTTGTGTCAAGCACAAAGCTATGTGCAAGGGAGAGATATGATTAAGAGACTTTATCCAGCCTCAAGTTTCTCCTAGTCTGTTTTTCCATGTGGACTAAGAACAACCAGACAATCAACCTGGGTTGGAGCCATTTGGCAATGCAAgggggggataacaattgagatgtaatatgaataaattaataaaatatattaaaaaaagaaagaagagcattCAGATAGGACACTGGAGACAAAATAGATGATTTGTTTTACAAAGTACATAGTTATATATCTTCCTAGAAGGATTACTTGCTTTACTCTTCAGACAGGTACTGTGATGGGTAAGTTACACTCTGGGCATCTGTTTCTGCTTAGTAAAACAAGGATAATAGTACCTAACCTGCAAGATTCATGGAGATAAGAGGGAGCTTGAATAATCTGCAGAGTATAGTAATGTTTATATCCTGGTATTAAGTAAACAACTCTCACTGTTACTGCTTTGTATTAAGATATTATCTTTGCCCCCTGGTGCCAGTTGCTCAACACCGAGCACTGTAATTGCACTTAATCCCCTTAGTGGATGTAGAACCTTAGGGCGGTTATTACTGGTGAATATTTAGGCTTAGTTCCAGGCTTCCTGTTTGGTTTCTATGCCACACTGAGCCACACTTTCATAACATACTATTGTGTGTGTACCTGGGATTCTTTTAAGGGCTTGAAGGAAGTGACCAGCATGATCACAGCTGTGTTCATGCTACCTTTAATTGGTTTAGATTCGGTTAGGAAGACAGAGCCCTTGTAACTGCATGTGGAAATAAAGGAGTTACAGAATATTCTTCCAACACAAAGGAGGATCTTGGAAAGAACCATCTTGTTGGTGAAAACTGGCATATCTGAGAATCTCCAATCACCCTGGCTAAAGCACTGTGTGGGTGGACAAGCCTGCTTTCAGAAAATTTATGAAGCTCAGTGTTTCTCCATGACAGGGCTTTCAAGTGAGGGGGGTGGAAAGGCATATGGGGAGCCAGAGACTGGAGCAGCTGTGAGCTCTCTAGGCCTCACACAGGCATCAGATGGAGGGTCCGTGAAGTCAGCAGGTGAAAGCAACATGGAGTCAGGACAAACAAGATCAACCTAGAAACACATTTGGGTGTCCAAATTTGATGACTCCCGTTTTACCCATTTCTAACAAACATCGCCCATAATTCTATAGAATGTTGGGTCAGCTTTCACACTGAATGATATGGAaaagggaattctgggaaaaagTCCCATACTTTAGGCAAATTGACTAAACACAATCTAGTCCAGGGTAGTCCTAGCCAACACAGCTTTCATAATCACTCTTCTATGCCATTATTCCTTCCAAGTTGCCAACTAAACATCTTTTACCCAAAAGAGGATGAAAAAATACACTGATCTTTTCTCCCAAAATAACTTATCCATCTTTGGGAGGTGCTTATTTCTCTCTCAACTTGGCAAAGCGATATTTAAACATGGTATAAAATTAATCCTGAGATACATTTAGTCAATATTATTGCTTTTTTTTGGTTAGGGTAGCTTCTGTAGTTGAGAAAATTGCTATATAAGGATGACTCTTGATTACCATGTTTCTTATGCCTTTCCATGTTCATTACAGTGCCAGCATGCTAAGCATCCAGGGGCAGCTGTAGTAGTTTGAATTTTAATCTTTTCCCAGATTAGTGTTACGTCGTTACTCTTGAGATGCTGGGTGGCGACAGCTAGCCATGGCTCCCAAGTCTTCCTCAGGTGCTCTACACTAAACAACCAATACTCCACAATGCACGGTTTTGCTAAGCTGTTAACTTTAGTATTGTAGGTGTCAAATGCATATTTTCAACATATAGTAGTTTATTGCGATATATTTTCACTGTAAGTCAAGGAACATCAGTAtaagcatacatgcatgtacaagcactgatgtgcacacatacaaatgtacatactgtggatgtgcatgtgtgtgcacatatgggcatgcacacacacatacacacacatacatacatacacacacacacacagagagacagagacagacagagagagagagagagagacagagacagagagagtgtttctctggagtaaggaaaaaataaacacaactgTTTGGTGCAGCTTGGCCTGTAACTGGACATGGAGTtatagttatatttatatattctttttaaaattttttattaatttattcttgttacatctcaatggttatctcatcccttgtatcctcccattcttccctctctcccattttccccttattcccctcccctatgactgtgactgagggggatttcctccccctgtatatgctcatagggtatcaagtctcttcttggtaaccggctatccttcctctgagtgccaccaggtctccccctccaggggacatggtcaaatatgaggcaccagagttcgtgtgaaagtcataccccactctccactcaactgtggagaatgttctgtccattggctagatcatctttcattttgttgctgttgtttccatCAGGTGCTTTACTTAAATGTCGTTGGTTACTATGGTGAGTGAATCAAATCTTCATTAAGAATTCTGCTTACACAAGATTGTTGCAAtttccactattttttttaaacgaaATATTGGAAGGCAGAGAAGCTCTCTAAAGGAGCTTGATCCTATGGTTTCACTGTAGTTTGTAATGGCCAATGGTAGTCTccatttccaagaaaaaaaaatttttttatggcACAATTTCTATGTTAGAAAGTAAGACTTTTAAACCAACATAAGACAAAAGttgtatggaaaaacaagagcaaaaatcATTAGAAGCAGTTTGAAAAATATCATTCCCACATATGTCCCATGGTTCTCAGACTCATGGATCTTGAGTTGAGGCAATACATCTCTGTGTATTTACATGGATTTAGTACCTATCTTATACACAGAAAGATATTATTACAGCCTTAAACATGTGATCACCAGCTGCAGCCATAATAGAGATTTCCAAAGGCCATTTCATAATTTTACTAGACCAGCTGTTTCTGGATGAAGAGAACAGGATGGTTCAGTGAATTCCATGGGCATCAGCTCAATATTTGGTATAATATAACTTTCTTTGTCACACACAATGCATAGAATACTATGATGGTGGTTTTAGCAGAAATACCAAGGAAGGAAATGTAAATGGGCAAAAACATACTAGcaatag
Coding sequences:
- the Dmrta1 gene encoding doublesex- and mab-3-related transcription factor A1, whose protein sequence is MEQLPFGRRDRSGGCRPHLAPGPRAAPPATATRPVSSSGIPVSAAFLRPPGLLGRSTASTGRGGCAPGPGLDRALGAVGCGYPRTPKCARCRNHGVVSALKGHKRFCRWRDCACAKCTLIAERQRVMAAQVALRRQQAQEESEARGLHPLLYPGPSGPGAAASRGSGRTESSQVVRSPAAVLGAGASRQPGNRPVQAFEVFHQDYAEGKQEPKERNCESCQSRHEEAISHTNRRSLGTSTRDGTMEKKVFVSISEHSDKPNIILSPCPTEQSGGEDSPRSFSSSDLESGNETEWARDDLATRGSLSMVRTRPPRDPLGILIRIFPGYPPSRLEGILQFCKGDVVQAIEQILNGKEHKADCKNQAHADLENAAFQRASDLSLAGTGIGNLSDKVAISPLEATSAAYGDSRLLSFSPRLAFSPLRLAYSSPGRALSGIVSPYLTPGLVPALPFRPALEYVFPGMTREPSHLPRKHLVTAGRLYFRPNEEHL